The Mycobacterium seoulense genome has a window encoding:
- the sthA gene encoding Si-specific NAD(P)(+) transhydrogenase: protein MSSAQEYDMVVIGSGPGGQKAAIASAKLGKSVAIVERGQMLGGVCVQTGTIPSKTLREAVLYLTGMSQRELYGASYRVKEKITPADLLARTQHVIGKEVDVVRNQLMRNRIDLLLGHGRFVDPHTIEVEDPSRREKLTVSGKYIVIATGTRPARPSGVEFDEERVLDSDGILDLKSLPASMVVVGAGVIGIEYASMFAALGTKVTVVEKRSDMLDFCDPEVVEALKFHLRDLAVTFRFGEEVTAVDVGSAGTVTTLASGKQIPAETVMYSAGRQGQTDHLDLHNAELEADNRGRIFVDDFFQTKVPHIYAVGDVIGFPALAATSMEQGRLAAYHAFGEPTDGITELQPIGIYSIPEVSYVGATEVELTKNAIPYEVGVARYRELARGQIAGDSYGMLKLLVSTEDLKLLGVHIFGTSATEMVHIGQAVMGCGGTVEYLVDAVFNYPTFSEAYKVAALDVMNKVRALNQFRR from the coding sequence ATGAGTTCGGCGCAAGAGTACGACATGGTGGTCATCGGTTCGGGCCCCGGCGGGCAGAAGGCAGCCATCGCCTCAGCCAAGCTCGGCAAGTCCGTGGCGATCGTCGAACGTGGCCAGATGCTCGGCGGCGTGTGCGTCCAGACCGGCACCATCCCGTCAAAGACGTTGCGCGAGGCCGTCCTTTACCTGACCGGGATGAGCCAGCGCGAACTGTACGGCGCCAGCTACCGCGTCAAAGAGAAGATCACCCCGGCCGACCTGCTGGCGCGCACCCAGCACGTGATCGGCAAGGAAGTCGACGTGGTGCGCAACCAGCTGATGCGCAACCGCATCGACCTGTTGCTGGGCCACGGGCGGTTCGTCGACCCGCACACCATCGAGGTCGAAGACCCCTCCCGTCGCGAAAAGCTAACCGTCAGCGGCAAATACATCGTCATCGCGACCGGCACCCGGCCGGCGCGGCCGTCCGGCGTCGAGTTCGACGAGGAGCGGGTGCTCGACTCCGACGGGATCCTCGACCTCAAATCGCTGCCCGCGTCGATGGTGGTGGTCGGCGCGGGGGTGATCGGCATCGAGTACGCCTCGATGTTCGCCGCGCTGGGCACGAAGGTCACCGTCGTTGAGAAGCGGAGCGACATGCTCGACTTCTGCGACCCCGAGGTCGTCGAGGCGCTGAAATTCCATCTGCGCGACCTGGCGGTGACGTTCCGGTTCGGCGAGGAGGTGACCGCGGTCGACGTCGGCTCGGCGGGGACCGTCACCACCTTGGCCAGCGGCAAGCAAATTCCCGCGGAGACGGTGATGTATTCCGCCGGGCGGCAGGGCCAGACCGACCACCTGGACCTGCACAACGCCGAGCTCGAGGCCGACAACCGCGGTCGCATCTTCGTCGACGACTTCTTCCAGACCAAGGTGCCGCACATCTACGCCGTCGGCGACGTGATCGGCTTCCCCGCGCTGGCCGCCACCTCGATGGAACAGGGCCGGCTGGCGGCCTACCACGCGTTCGGGGAGCCGACCGACGGCATCACCGAGCTACAGCCGATCGGCATCTACTCCATTCCCGAGGTCTCCTATGTGGGGGCCACCGAGGTCGAGCTGACCAAGAACGCCATCCCCTACGAGGTGGGGGTGGCCAGGTACCGGGAACTGGCCCGCGGCCAGATCGCCGGCGACTCCTACGGGATGCTCAAGCTGCTGGTGTCCACCGAGGATCTCAAGCTGCTGGGCGTGCACATCTTCGGCACCAGCGCCACCGAGATGGTGCACATCGGGCAGGCCGTCATGGGCTGCGGCGGCACGGTCGAATACCTGGTGGACGCGGTGTTCAACTACCCCACTTTTTCCGAGGCCTACAAGGTGGCGGCGCTCGACGTGATGAACAAGGTGCGCGCGCTCAACCAGTTCCGCCGCTAA
- a CDS encoding trypsin-like serine peptidase, with translation MMNAMRVPTVMLCLVVAVATSVTSCKRPPGDRAVAPPAPPPRSSAPVQRLGQPQQKAVAGPVDPDKRVGAIFIDGGPLHVCTGSVVHSTGGNLMMTAAHCLAGASKITFVPGFAGDAPPGPADVWKADAVYLDPRWTASKDPNADYAIARLSNDAGGSVESRAGLALTLGTTPPPGSHVTVMGYPAGVGGTPIGCQASTSLTEAGFPSFPCEGLVDGTSGAPWVSGTTLTGVIGGFERGGCAANVSYSAPFDAQTAQLLARADAGGPGDPIPGELDDSC, from the coding sequence ATGATGAACGCGATGCGCGTACCGACCGTGATGCTGTGCCTGGTGGTCGCCGTGGCGACGTCAGTGACGTCATGCAAGCGGCCGCCGGGCGATCGTGCGGTGGCCCCGCCGGCGCCCCCGCCGCGGAGCAGCGCGCCCGTGCAACGGCTCGGTCAGCCCCAGCAAAAGGCGGTGGCGGGGCCGGTGGACCCCGACAAGCGCGTGGGCGCCATCTTCATCGACGGCGGGCCGCTGCACGTGTGCACGGGCTCGGTGGTGCATTCGACGGGCGGCAACCTCATGATGACCGCGGCGCACTGCCTGGCCGGGGCGTCCAAGATCACCTTCGTGCCCGGCTTCGCCGGCGACGCGCCGCCCGGCCCCGCCGACGTGTGGAAGGCCGACGCCGTCTACCTCGACCCCCGCTGGACCGCCAGCAAGGATCCCAACGCGGACTATGCGATCGCACGGCTGAGCAACGACGCCGGCGGTTCGGTCGAGTCGCGCGCCGGCCTGGCGCTGACCCTGGGCACCACCCCGCCGCCCGGCAGCCACGTCACCGTGATGGGGTATCCGGCCGGCGTCGGCGGCACACCCATCGGGTGTCAGGCCAGCACGTCGCTGACCGAGGCCGGGTTCCCGTCGTTCCCGTGCGAGGGGCTGGTGGACGGCACCAGCGGCGCGCCCTGGGTCAGCGGTACCACGCTCACCGGGGTGATCGGCGGTTTCGAGCGCGGTGGGTGCGCCGCGAACGTGTCGTATTCGGCCCCGTTCGACGCGCAGACGGCGCAGCTGCTGGCCCGCGCGGACGCCGGCGGTCCCGGCGACCCGATTCCGGGCGAACTCGACGACAGCTGTTAG
- a CDS encoding YihY/virulence factor BrkB family protein, whose protein sequence is MSDQVAKPSRHHIRRLTLRTLSKSWDDSIFSESAQAGFWSALSLPPLLLGMLGSLAYVAPLFGPDTLTAIEKSIISAIRSFFSPSVVNEIIEPTIRDVTANARGEVVSVGFLISMWAGSSAISAYVDAVVEAHDQTPLRHPVRQRLFALFLYVVMLVFVVGIAPVLVVGPRKLSEHIPDGLANVLQYGYYPALILGLLVGVVILYRVSLPEPLPTHRLIFGAALATAVFLIATLGLRIYLRWITSTGYTYGALATPIAFLLFAFFGGFAVMLGAELNAAVQEEFPAPKTHAHRLRKWLEARVPVLKRPAGPSPEPAPADNATL, encoded by the coding sequence ATGAGCGATCAAGTCGCAAAGCCGTCTCGCCATCACATCCGGCGACTCACTCTGAGGACCCTCTCGAAAAGCTGGGATGATTCCATCTTTTCCGAGTCGGCGCAGGCGGGTTTCTGGTCGGCGCTGTCGCTACCGCCGCTGCTGCTGGGGATGCTGGGCAGCCTGGCCTACGTGGCGCCGCTGTTCGGCCCGGACACGTTGACGGCGATCGAGAAGAGCATCATCTCCGCGATCCGCAGCTTCTTCTCCCCCAGCGTCGTCAACGAGATCATCGAGCCGACCATCCGGGACGTCACCGCCAATGCCCGCGGCGAGGTGGTGTCGGTCGGCTTCCTCATCTCGATGTGGGCGGGATCGTCGGCGATCTCGGCCTACGTCGATGCCGTGGTGGAGGCGCACGACCAGACCCCCCTGCGGCATCCCGTGCGGCAGCGGCTCTTCGCCCTGTTCCTCTACGTGGTGATGCTGGTGTTCGTGGTCGGGATCGCACCGGTGCTGGTGGTCGGTCCGCGCAAGTTGAGCGAGCACATCCCGGACGGCCTGGCCAACGTGCTGCAGTACGGCTATTACCCCGCGCTGATCCTCGGACTGCTGGTCGGGGTGGTCATTCTGTACCGGGTGTCGCTGCCCGAACCGCTGCCGACGCACCGGCTGATCTTCGGGGCCGCGCTGGCCACGGCGGTCTTCCTGATCGCCACGCTGGGGCTGCGGATCTACCTGCGCTGGATCACCAGCACCGGCTACACCTACGGCGCGCTGGCCACACCGATCGCGTTTCTGTTGTTCGCCTTCTTCGGTGGCTTCGCGGTCATGCTGGGCGCCGAACTCAACGCTGCGGTCCAAGAGGAGTTCCCGGCACCCAAGACGCACGCCCACCGCCTGCGCAAGTGGCTGGAAGCCCGCGTGCCCGTGTTGAAGCGCCCGGCTGGCCCCTCGCCGGAACCGGCACCCGCGGACAACGCGACGCTGTGA
- a CDS encoding DUF3039 domain-containing protein produces the protein MQTQTIERTETDERVDDGTGSDTPKYFHYVKKDKIAESAVMGSHVVALCGEVFPVTKAAKPGSPVCPDCKRIFDRMKKD, from the coding sequence ATGCAGACCCAGACGATCGAGCGCACCGAGACCGACGAACGCGTCGACGACGGGACCGGCAGCGATACGCCGAAGTACTTCCACTACGTCAAGAAGGACAAGATCGCCGAGAGCGCGGTCATGGGCAGCCACGTGGTGGCGTTGTGCGGGGAGGTCTTTCCCGTGACCAAGGCGGCCAAGCCCGGCTCGCCGGTCTGCCCGGACTGCAAGCGGATCTTCGACCGCATGAAGAAGGACTAG
- a CDS encoding DUF3099 domain-containing protein gives MKRDSQLGFDDDGRPVLITAAEPSYEEQHRARVRKYLTLMAFRIPALILAAIAYGTWHNGLISLAIVAVSIPLPWMAVLIANDRPPRRSDEPRRFDDARRRTPLFPTAERPALEAPPHPQPGWPPGPGGDIIP, from the coding sequence ATGAAGCGCGATTCCCAGCTGGGATTCGACGACGACGGCAGGCCAGTCCTCATCACCGCCGCCGAGCCCTCCTATGAGGAGCAGCACCGCGCACGCGTGCGGAAATACCTGACACTGATGGCGTTCCGCATCCCGGCGCTCATCCTGGCCGCGATCGCGTACGGCACGTGGCACAACGGGCTGATCTCGCTGGCGATCGTGGCCGTATCGATCCCGCTGCCGTGGATGGCCGTGCTGATCGCCAACGACCGGCCGCCGCGCCGTTCCGACGAACCCCGGCGGTTCGACGACGCCCGCCGCCGCACCCCGTTGTTCCCGACGGCCGAGCGCCCGGCGCTCGAGGCGCCGCCTCACCCGCAACCGGGATGGCCCCCGGGCCCGGGCGGCGACATCATTCCATAG
- a CDS encoding proteasome assembly chaperone family protein, whose protein sequence is MAHDPQEPDYQPGQAGMYELELPAPQLSTSDGRGPVLVHALEGFSDAGHAIRLASSHLKAALDTELVASFAIDELLDYRSRRPLMTFKTDHFTNYDEPELSLYALRDTIGTPFLLLAGMEPDLKWERFITAVRLLAERLGVRQTIGLGTVPMAVPHTRPITMTAHSNNAELIAEFTPWISEIQVPASASNLLEYRMAQHGHEVVGYTVHVPHYLTQTDYPAAAEALLEQVAKIASLELPLTALTEAAAVIRAKIDEQVEASAEVAQVVTALERQYDAFIDAQENRSLLTRDEDLPSGDELGAEFERFLAQQAEKKRDDDDQV, encoded by the coding sequence ATGGCACACGACCCGCAGGAGCCGGACTACCAACCGGGACAGGCCGGCATGTACGAACTCGAGCTGCCGGCGCCGCAGCTGTCGACGTCGGATGGCCGAGGCCCGGTGCTGGTGCACGCGTTGGAGGGTTTCTCCGACGCCGGTCACGCGATCCGGCTGGCCTCTTCGCATCTGAAGGCGGCTCTGGACACCGAGCTGGTCGCGTCCTTCGCCATCGACGAATTGCTGGACTACCGGTCGCGGCGGCCGCTGATGACGTTCAAGACCGATCACTTCACCAACTATGACGAGCCGGAACTGAGCTTGTACGCGTTGCGCGACACCATCGGAACCCCGTTTCTGTTGCTCGCCGGCATGGAGCCGGATTTGAAGTGGGAGCGCTTCATCACCGCGGTGCGCCTGCTGGCCGAGCGTCTGGGCGTGCGGCAGACCATCGGCCTGGGCACCGTCCCGATGGCGGTCCCGCACACGCGGCCCATCACGATGACGGCGCACTCCAACAACGCCGAGCTGATCGCCGAGTTCACGCCCTGGATCTCCGAGATCCAGGTCCCGGCCAGCGCGTCCAATCTGCTGGAGTACCGGATGGCCCAGCACGGTCACGAGGTCGTCGGCTACACCGTGCATGTCCCCCACTACCTGACGCAGACCGACTACCCGGCCGCCGCCGAGGCCCTGCTCGAGCAGGTGGCCAAGATCGCGTCGCTCGAGTTGCCGCTGACGGCGTTGACCGAAGCGGCGGCGGTGATCCGGGCCAAGATCGACGAGCAGGTCGAGGCGAGCGCGGAGGTTGCTCAAGTGGTGACCGCGCTCGAGCGCCAGTACGATGCCTTCATCGACGCTCAGGAGAACAGGTCGTTACTAACTCGGGACGAGGACCTGCCTAGCGGCGACGAGCTTGGCGCAGAGTTCGAGCGATTCCTCGCCCAGCAGGCGGAGAAAAAGCGGGACGACGACGACCAGGTCTGA
- a CDS encoding DUF4192 domain-containing protein produces MTTHRPDFTLNRPGALIAALPAVLGFVPENSLVLVSLDGGDLGAVMRVDLSEELAARVGHLADVAAAARPDAAIAVIVDADGAHCPGCNDEYRQLCDALAKSLSRHDIELWAAHVVDRVALGGRWHCVDGCGSSGPVDDPSASPLAAAAVLDGRRLYARRADLQAVIAVEDIARSAGLTAVIDRQATRRRAAHRANPGRCARSDVRHALAAAMRVAAGEALSETQLAKLACALTDAQVRDIFYALAVGENAGAAESLWALLARTLPAPWRAEALALLAFSAYARGDGPLAGVSLEAALRCEPEHRMAGMLDTALQSGLRPEDIRELALTGYRLAKELGVRIPPRRAFGRRAC; encoded by the coding sequence ATGACGACGCATCGACCTGACTTCACACTGAACCGACCCGGCGCGCTGATCGCCGCGCTGCCGGCCGTTCTCGGCTTTGTTCCCGAAAATTCATTGGTATTGGTGTCTTTGGATGGCGGTGACCTCGGGGCGGTGATGCGGGTCGACCTCTCCGAGGAGCTCGCCGCCCGGGTCGGCCACCTCGCTGATGTCGCCGCCGCGGCCCGGCCCGACGCCGCCATCGCGGTGATCGTCGACGCGGACGGTGCGCACTGTCCCGGGTGCAACGACGAATACCGGCAGCTGTGTGACGCGCTGGCAAAGTCATTGTCGCGACACGACATCGAGCTGTGGGCCGCGCACGTGGTCGACCGCGTCGCGCTCGGCGGGCGCTGGCATTGTGTGGACGGCTGCGGTTCGAGCGGCCCGGTCGACGATCCCTCGGCGTCGCCGCTGGCGGCCGCGGCGGTGCTCGACGGCCGGCGGCTCTACGCCCGGCGCGCCGACCTGCAGGCCGTCATCGCGGTCGAGGACATCGCGCGGAGCGCCGGGCTGACCGCGGTGATCGACCGGCAGGCGACCAGGCGCCGGGCGGCCCACCGCGCGAACCCGGGCCGGTGCGCACGCAGCGACGTCAGGCACGCCCTGGCGGCGGCCATGCGGGTGGCCGCGGGCGAGGCGCTGTCGGAGACCCAGCTGGCGAAGCTGGCCTGCGCCCTGACCGACGCGCAGGTGCGCGACATCTTCTATGCCCTGGCGGTCGGCGAGAACGCCGGGGCGGCGGAGTCGTTGTGGGCGTTGCTGGCGCGCACCCTGCCCGCGCCCTGGCGGGCCGAGGCGCTGGCGCTGCTGGCGTTCAGCGCCTACGCCCGCGGCGACGGTCCGCTGGCCGGGGTATCGCTGGAGGCCGCGTTGCGCTGCGAGCCCGAGCACCGGATGGCGGGCATGCTGGACACGGCGTTGCAGTCGGGGCTGCGGCCCGAGGACATCCGGGAACTGGCGCTCACCGGCTACCGACTGGCCAAAGAGCTCGGTGTGCGGATACCGCCGCGACGGGCGTTCGGCCGCCGGGCATGTTGA
- the sigB gene encoding sigma-70 family RNA polymerase sigma factor SigB — protein sequence MTVQAEREVAMANASTSRFDGDLDAQSPAADLVRVYLNGIGKTALLNAAGEVELAKRIEAGLYAEHLLETRKRLGENRRRDLEAVVRDGQAARRHLLEANLRLVVSLAKRYTGRGMPLLDLIQEGNLGLIRAMEKFDYTKGFKFSTYATWWIRQAITRGMADQSRTIRLPVHLVEQVNKLARIKREMHQNLGREATDEELAAESGIPVEKINDLLEHSRDPVSLDMPVGSEEEAPLGDFIEDAEAMSAENAVIAELLHTDIRSVLATLDEREHQVIRLRFGLDDGQPRTLDQIGKLFGLSRERVRQIERDVMSKLRHGERADRLRSYAS from the coding sequence ATGACAGTACAAGCCGAACGGGAGGTCGCTATGGCGAACGCCAGCACGAGCAGATTTGATGGCGATCTGGATGCTCAAAGCCCCGCCGCGGACCTCGTGCGCGTGTATCTCAATGGCATCGGTAAGACGGCACTGCTGAACGCGGCGGGCGAAGTTGAACTGGCCAAGCGCATCGAGGCCGGGCTCTACGCCGAGCACCTGCTGGAAACGCGTAAGCGCCTCGGCGAGAACCGCCGACGCGACCTCGAGGCCGTGGTGCGCGACGGCCAGGCCGCGCGCCGTCACCTGCTGGAAGCGAACCTTCGCCTGGTGGTGTCGCTGGCCAAGCGCTACACGGGTCGCGGGATGCCGTTGCTGGACCTGATCCAGGAGGGCAACCTGGGGCTGATCCGCGCGATGGAGAAGTTCGACTACACAAAGGGTTTCAAGTTCTCCACGTATGCCACCTGGTGGATCCGTCAGGCCATCACCCGCGGCATGGCCGACCAGAGCCGCACCATCCGCCTGCCCGTGCACCTGGTGGAGCAGGTCAACAAGCTGGCGCGGATCAAGCGGGAGATGCACCAGAACCTCGGGCGCGAGGCCACCGACGAGGAGCTGGCGGCCGAATCCGGCATCCCGGTCGAGAAGATCAACGACCTGCTCGAGCACAGCCGCGACCCGGTGAGCCTGGACATGCCGGTCGGCTCCGAAGAGGAAGCCCCGCTGGGCGATTTCATCGAGGATGCCGAGGCCATGTCCGCCGAGAACGCGGTGATCGCCGAGCTGCTGCACACCGACATCCGCAGCGTGCTGGCCACTCTCGACGAGCGCGAGCACCAGGTGATCCGGCTGCGCTTCGGCCTGGACGACGGCCAGCCACGCACCCTGGACCAGATCGGCAAGCTGTTCGGCCTCTCGCGTGAGCGGGTCCGGCAAATCGAACGGGACGTAATGTCCAAACTCCGCCACGGCGAGCGCGCCGACCGGCTACGGTCGTACGCAAGCTGA
- a CDS encoding PhzF family phenazine biosynthesis protein, translating into MDIDVTVLRVFTDPDGNFGNPLGVVDARQVGPADRQRLATQLGYSETVFVDVPAPGSTTAHASIYTPLIQIAFAGHPTVGAAWWLRENGTPINTLQVSAGLVQVSYAAERTGISARSEWAPEVGLHEFASADELLAADPGDFPDDTAHYLWAWTDQAAGSLRTRMFAANLGVREDEATGSAAMRITDYLSRDLHVTQGKGSIIETTWNAEGWVGVAGRVVNDGVRHLN; encoded by the coding sequence ATGGATATCGACGTCACCGTGTTGCGGGTGTTCACCGATCCGGACGGGAATTTCGGCAATCCGCTCGGCGTCGTGGATGCCCGCCAGGTCGGACCCGCCGACCGGCAACGGCTGGCCACGCAATTGGGCTACAGCGAAACGGTTTTCGTCGACGTTCCCGCCCCCGGGTCAACCACGGCGCACGCCAGCATCTACACCCCACTGATCCAGATCGCGTTCGCCGGACACCCCACCGTCGGCGCGGCGTGGTGGCTGCGGGAGAACGGGACGCCCATCAACACGCTGCAGGTGTCGGCCGGGCTCGTGCAGGTGAGCTACGCCGCCGAGCGCACCGGCATCAGCGCGCGCTCGGAGTGGGCGCCCGAGGTCGGCCTCCACGAATTCGCTTCGGCCGACGAGCTTCTCGCCGCCGACCCGGGAGACTTTCCCGACGACACGGCGCACTACCTGTGGGCCTGGACCGACCAGGCCGCCGGATCGCTGCGCACCCGCATGTTCGCCGCCAATCTCGGAGTGCGGGAAGACGAGGCGACCGGCTCGGCCGCGATGCGCATCACCGACTACCTCAGCCGCGACCTCCACGTCACCCAGGGCAAGGGATCGATCATCGAGACCACCTGGAACGCGGAGGGCTGGGTGGGGGTGGCGGGGCGCGTCGTCAATGACGGTGTGCGGCATCTGAACTGA
- a CDS encoding DUF7455 domain-containing protein: MNATLTSPELTRADRCDRCGAAARVRATLPSGAELLFCQHHANEHEAKLTELAAVLEVSAS; the protein is encoded by the coding sequence ATGAATGCAACTCTGACCAGTCCCGAGCTAACCCGTGCGGACCGCTGCGACCGCTGCGGTGCCGCCGCTCGAGTCCGTGCCACGCTGCCTTCAGGAGCTGAGCTTCTCTTCTGCCAGCATCACGCCAATGAGCACGAGGCGAAGCTGACCGAGCTTGCCGCCGTCCTGGAGGTCAGCGCAAGCTAG
- a CDS encoding metal-dependent transcriptional regulator produces the protein MNDLVDTTEMYLRTIYDLEEEGVTPLRARIAERLDQSGPTVSQTVSRMERDGLLHVAGDRHLELTDKGRALAIAVMRKHRLAERLLVDVIGVPWEEVHAEACRWEHVMSEDVERRLVKVLNHPTTSPFGNPIPGLLDLGVDPESGAEDANLVRLTELPPGSPVAVVVRQLTEHVQGDIDLITRLKDAGVVPNARVTVETGPAGVTIVIPGHENVTLPHEMAHAVKVEKV, from the coding sequence ATGAACGACCTGGTTGACACCACCGAGATGTACTTGCGGACCATCTACGACCTCGAAGAAGAGGGCGTCACGCCGCTGCGTGCGCGCATCGCCGAACGCCTCGACCAGAGCGGGCCGACTGTCAGCCAAACCGTGTCCCGCATGGAGCGCGACGGGCTGCTCCACGTCGCCGGTGACCGCCACCTCGAGCTCACCGACAAGGGCCGGGCGCTGGCCATCGCCGTGATGCGCAAGCATCGCCTTGCCGAACGACTGCTCGTCGACGTCATCGGGGTGCCCTGGGAGGAAGTGCACGCCGAGGCATGCCGGTGGGAGCACGTGATGAGCGAGGACGTGGAGCGGCGGCTGGTGAAGGTGCTCAACCACCCGACCACCTCCCCCTTCGGCAACCCGATCCCGGGGCTGCTGGACCTGGGCGTGGACCCCGAATCCGGCGCCGAGGACGCGAACCTCGTCCGGCTGACCGAGTTGCCGCCCGGCTCGCCGGTGGCCGTGGTCGTCCGCCAGCTGACCGAGCACGTCCAGGGCGACATCGACCTGATCACCCGCCTGAAGGACGCCGGCGTCGTCCCCAACGCCCGGGTGACGGTCGAGACCGGCCCGGCCGGGGTCACCATCGTCATCCCGGGCCACGAGAACGTCACCCTGCCGCACGAGATGGCGCACGCCGTCAAGGTCGAGAAGGTCTGA
- a CDS encoding alpha/beta fold hydrolase, with translation MSERKRKSTLRPVREVAAPRLEFRTIHGYQRAYRIAGDGPAILLVHGIGDNSTTWNTVQAKLAQRFTVIAPDLLGHGRSDKPRADYSVAAYANGMRDLLSVLDIERVTIVGHSLGGGVAMQFAYQFPHLVERLILVGAGGVTKDVNFVLRWASLPMGSEALALLRLPLVLPAVQIFGRVLGTMLGSTGLGRDLPNMLRILDDLPEPTASAAFSRTLRAVVDWRGQIVTMLDRCYLTEAIPVQIVWGAKDSVVPVGHARMAHAAMPGSRLEIFEGSGHFPFHDDPARFIDVVERFIDSTAPAEYDQAALRALLRTGGGEKAVTGPAPTRVAVLNAMDSDERSAT, from the coding sequence ATGAGCGAGCGGAAGCGCAAGAGCACTCTCCGCCCGGTGCGTGAGGTCGCCGCCCCGCGGCTGGAGTTCCGCACCATTCATGGCTACCAGCGGGCCTACCGCATCGCCGGTGACGGGCCGGCGATCCTGCTGGTACACGGCATCGGTGACAACTCGACGACGTGGAATACCGTGCAGGCCAAGCTCGCCCAGCGGTTCACCGTCATCGCCCCCGACCTGCTGGGCCACGGACGATCGGACAAACCGCGCGCCGACTACTCGGTCGCCGCCTACGCCAACGGGATGCGCGACCTGCTCAGCGTCCTCGACATCGAGCGGGTGACCATCGTGGGGCACTCGCTGGGCGGCGGGGTCGCCATGCAATTCGCTTACCAGTTCCCGCATTTGGTGGAGCGGCTGATCCTGGTCGGCGCCGGGGGCGTCACCAAGGACGTGAACTTCGTGTTGCGGTGGGCCTCGTTGCCGATGGGCAGTGAGGCCCTCGCGTTGCTGCGACTGCCCCTGGTGCTGCCGGCCGTCCAGATCTTCGGGCGGGTGCTGGGCACGATGCTGGGCAGCACGGGGTTGGGCCGCGACCTGCCCAACATGCTGCGCATCCTCGACGACCTGCCGGAGCCGACGGCCTCGGCCGCCTTCAGCCGCACGTTGCGGGCGGTGGTGGACTGGCGCGGGCAGATCGTCACCATGCTGGACCGCTGCTATTTGACCGAGGCCATCCCCGTGCAGATCGTCTGGGGCGCCAAGGACTCGGTCGTCCCGGTAGGGCATGCGCGGATGGCCCACGCCGCCATGCCCGGCTCCCGCCTGGAGATTTTCGAAGGCTCCGGCCACTTCCCCTTCCACGACGACCCGGCCCGCTTCATCGACGTGGTCGAGCGCTTCATCGACAGCACCGCGCCCGCCGAATACGATCAGGCCGCCCTGCGCGCGTTGTTGCGCACCGGCGGCGGCGAGAAGGCCGTCACCGGGCCGGCCCCCACCCGCGTCGCCGTGCTGAACGCCATGGATTCCGACGAACGCAGCGCGACCTGA